From a region of the Streptomyces sp. NBC_00193 genome:
- a CDS encoding APC family permease, with protein sequence MTQLDVRPQAGDTVSGATPRGGSDGDVRGKGLGKGSVGLVGSAVIGISTVAPVYCLTSTLGSTAGEVGMQMPAIFLAGFLPMLLVAFAYRELNKAMPDCGTSFTWTVKAFGPRIGWMCGWGLVIATIIVLSNLAGVATSYFWLLAGEVTGNESIAALDDNKLVHIVTCLTLIAAATAISYRGMTATKGVQYALVGLQLAVLAIFVAMAFQKASAGTFDTGLSFSWSWMNPFAVESMAAFTAGLSLSIFMYWGWDACLATNEETTGSAKTPGRASLIAMVVLVGSYLATGIAAQMAVGSGTEGLGLANEETSGNVFAALAGPVMGPVLGVLLFVAVLASAAASLQTTFIPVARTVLAMSTYEALPPSYAKVHPKFKTPGRATIMAGVATGVFYTVMTLVSENVLTDTIFALGLMICFYYSLTAFACVWYFRGDLRNSARDLFFKGIFPILGGVLLASVFFKTLYDAWDPSYGSGSTLPGLDVGNVFVIGVGLLALGLVVMFVTERRSPAFFRGEVLTKSTPSLVVQD encoded by the coding sequence ATGACACAGCTGGACGTTCGGCCCCAGGCCGGAGACACGGTAAGCGGAGCCACCCCCCGGGGTGGCTCCGATGGTGACGTGCGCGGCAAGGGCCTCGGCAAGGGCTCCGTCGGCCTCGTGGGAAGCGCCGTCATCGGCATCTCCACCGTCGCCCCCGTCTACTGCCTGACCTCGACCCTCGGCTCGACCGCGGGTGAAGTCGGCATGCAGATGCCGGCGATCTTCCTGGCGGGCTTCCTGCCGATGCTCCTGGTCGCCTTCGCTTACCGCGAGCTCAACAAGGCCATGCCGGACTGCGGCACCTCGTTCACCTGGACCGTGAAGGCCTTCGGCCCGCGGATCGGCTGGATGTGCGGCTGGGGCCTGGTGATCGCCACGATCATCGTGCTCTCCAACCTGGCCGGCGTCGCCACCTCCTACTTCTGGCTGCTGGCCGGCGAGGTCACGGGCAACGAATCGATCGCCGCCCTGGACGACAACAAGCTCGTCCACATCGTCACCTGCCTCACCCTCATCGCCGCCGCGACCGCCATCAGCTACCGCGGCATGACGGCCACCAAGGGCGTCCAGTACGCGCTCGTCGGCCTCCAGCTCGCCGTCCTCGCCATCTTCGTCGCGATGGCCTTCCAGAAGGCCTCGGCGGGCACCTTCGACACCGGCCTGAGCTTCTCCTGGTCCTGGATGAACCCCTTCGCGGTCGAGTCCATGGCGGCCTTCACCGCCGGACTCTCGCTGTCGATCTTCATGTACTGGGGCTGGGACGCCTGCCTGGCCACCAACGAGGAGACCACCGGCTCCGCCAAGACCCCCGGCCGCGCCTCGCTCATCGCGATGGTCGTCCTGGTCGGCTCGTACCTGGCCACCGGCATCGCCGCCCAGATGGCCGTCGGCTCCGGCACCGAAGGACTCGGCCTCGCCAACGAGGAGACCTCCGGCAACGTCTTCGCCGCCCTCGCCGGCCCGGTCATGGGCCCCGTGCTCGGCGTCCTGCTCTTCGTCGCGGTCCTGGCCTCCGCGGCCGCCTCCCTGCAGACCACCTTCATCCCGGTGGCCCGCACGGTCCTGGCCATGTCCACGTACGAGGCGCTGCCGCCCTCCTACGCCAAGGTCCACCCGAAGTTCAAGACCCCGGGCCGCGCCACGATCATGGCGGGTGTCGCCACCGGCGTCTTCTACACGGTGATGACCCTGGTCAGCGAGAACGTCCTGACCGACACGATCTTCGCGCTCGGCCTGATGATCTGCTTCTACTACTCGCTGACGGCCTTCGCCTGCGTCTGGTACTTCCGCGGCGACCTGCGCAACTCCGCCCGCGACCTGTTCTTCAAGGGCATCTTCCCGATCCTCGGCGGCGTGCTGCTGGCCTCGGTCTTCTTCAAGACCCTGTACGACGCCTGGGACCCGTCCTACGGCTCGGGCTCCACGCTCCCCGGCCTCGACGTCGGCAACGTCTTCGTCATCGGCGTCGGCCTGCTGGCCCTCGGCCTGGTCGTCATGTTCGTCACCGAACGCCGCAGCCCCGCCTTCTTCCGCGGCGAGGTCCTGACGAAGTCCACCCCGTCCCTGGTGGTCCAGGACTGA
- a CDS encoding sigma-70 family RNA polymerase sigma factor, giving the protein MSADVSADVDVSADVDVDVDVETNATGDWHADAHADPDAQRLLALRFEEHRSHLRAVAYRMLGSIGEAEDAVQEAWLRLSRTDVADVENLGGWLTTVVARLCLNGLRARATRREDSLDDRLDGVGPAPRMPDPVLAREGGVVDPEQEVLLADSVGLALLVVLESLAPAERLAFVLHDMFSVPFDEIALVIDKTPAATRQLASRARRRVQGQAPAPDPDLARQREAVSAFFAATRDGDFEALLSLLHPDVVLRSDGGVARAGQSVVLTGARIVGSQAALYSALAPFVRPVLVNGAAGVLCVVEDRLMSVMAFTVTGGRITAIDVLTDPDRLDLVDLGPLT; this is encoded by the coding sequence GTGAGCGCTGACGTGAGCGCGGACGTGGACGTGAGCGCGGACGTGGACGTGGACGTGGACGTGGAGACGAACGCGACCGGCGACTGGCACGCCGACGCGCACGCCGACCCGGACGCGCAGCGCCTCCTCGCCCTCCGCTTCGAGGAGCACCGCTCCCACCTCCGGGCCGTCGCCTACCGGATGCTCGGGTCGATCGGTGAGGCCGAGGACGCGGTCCAGGAGGCCTGGCTGCGGTTGAGCCGCACCGACGTCGCCGACGTGGAGAACCTGGGCGGCTGGCTGACGACGGTCGTGGCCCGGCTCTGCCTGAACGGGCTGCGCGCCCGCGCGACCCGCCGGGAGGACTCCCTCGACGACCGGCTGGACGGGGTCGGCCCTGCTCCGCGGATGCCCGACCCCGTCCTCGCCCGGGAGGGCGGCGTGGTCGACCCCGAGCAGGAGGTGCTGCTCGCCGATTCCGTCGGGCTGGCGCTGCTCGTGGTGCTCGAATCCCTCGCTCCGGCGGAGCGGCTGGCGTTCGTGCTGCACGACATGTTCTCCGTGCCCTTCGACGAGATCGCCCTGGTGATCGACAAGACGCCGGCGGCCACCCGGCAGCTCGCCAGCCGTGCGCGGCGCCGCGTCCAGGGCCAGGCTCCCGCGCCGGACCCGGACCTGGCCCGGCAGCGCGAGGCGGTCAGCGCGTTCTTCGCTGCCACCCGCGACGGGGACTTCGAGGCGCTGCTCTCCCTACTCCACCCGGACGTCGTCCTGCGTTCCGACGGCGGCGTGGCGCGTGCCGGCCAGTCGGTGGTCCTGACCGGCGCCCGGATCGTGGGGTCCCAGGCGGCCCTCTACAGCGCCCTCGCGCCGTTCGTCCGCCCCGTGCTCGTCAACGGGGCCGCGGGCGTGCTGTGCGTGGTCGAGGACCGGCTGATGTCGGTGATGGCCTTCACGGTCACCGGCGGCCGGATCACCGCCATCGACGTGCTCACCGATCCCGACCGGCTGGACCTCGTCGACCTCGGCCCCCTCACCTGA
- a CDS encoding DUF4239 domain-containing protein — translation MILWLLNHLSTFVLGVLLVGGFVALAIGGSLAARRRFPHLADGDHNEMVGVALGMFGAIYGIILAFVVVTLWTQLENTQTIVATEATDLALVVRSAEVFPPAERARVDRAVGEYVHAVVEIQWPLMREGRPSYEATADQTHALYTALQAYEPSGPRSETFYGEAVGRLNDVAAQRRARVTMAEAALPPLLQVLVYGGALVILPLTFLFGLRSLKMQLLFVSAVAGLIGFSLLLVMALDRPFAGELSVSPAPFKDAALAQFWP, via the coding sequence ATGATCCTCTGGTTGCTCAATCACCTCAGCACATTCGTCCTCGGCGTCCTGCTCGTCGGCGGCTTCGTCGCCCTCGCCATCGGCGGCAGCCTGGCCGCCCGCCGCCGCTTCCCGCACCTCGCGGACGGCGACCACAACGAGATGGTCGGGGTGGCCCTCGGGATGTTCGGGGCGATCTACGGCATCATCCTCGCCTTCGTCGTGGTCACCCTGTGGACGCAACTGGAGAACACCCAGACCATCGTCGCGACCGAGGCCACCGACCTGGCGCTGGTCGTCCGCAGCGCCGAGGTCTTCCCGCCGGCCGAACGCGCCCGCGTGGACCGGGCGGTGGGGGAGTACGTCCACGCCGTCGTCGAGATCCAGTGGCCCCTCATGCGCGAGGGCCGGCCCAGCTACGAGGCCACCGCCGACCAGACGCACGCCCTGTACACCGCCCTCCAGGCCTACGAGCCCTCCGGCCCCCGGAGCGAGACCTTCTACGGGGAGGCCGTCGGCCGCCTCAACGACGTGGCCGCGCAGCGCCGGGCACGCGTGACGATGGCCGAGGCGGCGCTGCCGCCGCTGCTCCAAGTGCTGGTGTACGGCGGTGCGCTGGTGATCCTCCCGCTCACCTTCCTCTTCGGGCTGCGGAGCCTGAAGATGCAGCTGCTGTTCGTCTCGGCGGTGGCCGGGCTGATCGGCTTCAGCCTGCTGCTCGTGATGGCCCTCGACCGGCCCTTCGCCGGGGAACTGAGCGTCAGCCCCGCGCCGTTCAAGGACGCGGCGCTGGCGCAGTTCTGGCCGTAG
- a CDS encoding aldehyde dehydrogenase family protein yields MSSATDNPQKLYIGGEWVEPAGGHYEVVNPADESVVGLAPEASRGQVEDAARAAAAAFESWSRTKPEERAAILDRAADIIQREYEPWAALAQAETGAPTGIARGMQVGVGVARFRRYAKGALEPVERGLPPQVTEAGPMGAASILGALEVRQPVGVVTCITSYNNPWANPAGKVAPALAMGNTVVVKPAPQDPLSVFRMAEALHEAGVPAGVVNVVSGTSVEVGEAAVDSPDVDMVSFTGSTGVGQRIAEVCGRTMKRQLMELGGKGAAIVLADADLDAAVMGIGTTFSFYSGQICTAPTRVIVHRSVYEQLVEKLQGYLAFMKVGDPAVRGTVVGPVISAAHRDRVESYVELGRKEGARIAFGGERPVVGEGAAAGKGFYVAPTLLVDCTNDMRVVREEIFGPVVVVVPFDGDEDEAVALANDSDFGLISYVWSADAARAFRVARRLRAGGVGVNTIGRNMEAPFGGFKRSGVGRDVGSYALHAYSEMQSIVWA; encoded by the coding sequence GTGAGCAGCGCTACGGACAACCCGCAGAAGCTCTACATCGGCGGCGAGTGGGTCGAGCCGGCGGGCGGGCACTACGAGGTGGTCAACCCGGCCGACGAATCCGTCGTCGGCCTGGCCCCCGAGGCCTCGCGCGGCCAGGTCGAGGACGCGGCGCGCGCCGCGGCCGCGGCCTTCGAGAGCTGGTCCCGTACGAAGCCGGAGGAGCGGGCCGCGATCCTGGACCGGGCCGCGGACATCATCCAGCGCGAGTACGAGCCCTGGGCGGCGCTCGCCCAGGCCGAGACGGGCGCCCCCACCGGGATCGCGCGCGGCATGCAGGTCGGGGTGGGCGTGGCCCGCTTCCGCCGGTACGCGAAGGGCGCGCTGGAACCGGTCGAGCGCGGGCTGCCGCCGCAGGTCACCGAGGCGGGGCCGATGGGTGCGGCGAGCATCCTCGGGGCGCTGGAGGTGCGCCAGCCGGTCGGGGTCGTCACCTGCATCACCTCGTACAACAACCCGTGGGCCAATCCGGCGGGCAAGGTGGCCCCGGCGCTGGCCATGGGCAACACGGTGGTCGTCAAGCCGGCCCCGCAGGACCCGCTGTCGGTGTTCCGGATGGCCGAGGCGCTGCACGAGGCCGGGGTCCCGGCGGGCGTGGTGAACGTGGTCTCCGGCACCTCGGTGGAGGTCGGCGAGGCGGCCGTGGACTCCCCGGACGTGGACATGGTGTCCTTCACCGGTTCCACGGGCGTCGGGCAGCGCATCGCCGAGGTCTGCGGCCGCACGATGAAGCGGCAGCTGATGGAGCTGGGCGGCAAGGGTGCGGCGATCGTCCTGGCGGACGCGGACCTGGACGCGGCGGTGATGGGGATCGGCACCACCTTCTCCTTCTACTCCGGGCAGATCTGCACGGCTCCGACCCGGGTGATCGTCCACCGGTCGGTGTACGAGCAGCTGGTGGAGAAGCTGCAGGGCTACCTGGCCTTCATGAAGGTCGGGGACCCGGCGGTGCGCGGCACGGTGGTGGGCCCGGTCATCTCGGCGGCGCACCGCGACCGCGTGGAGTCGTACGTCGAGCTGGGCAGGAAGGAGGGCGCCCGGATCGCCTTCGGCGGCGAGCGTCCGGTGGTGGGCGAGGGCGCCGCGGCGGGCAAGGGCTTCTACGTGGCCCCGACGCTGCTCGTCGACTGCACGAACGACATGCGGGTGGTCCGGGAGGAGATCTTCGGGCCGGTCGTGGTCGTCGTTCCCTTCGACGGGGACGAGGACGAGGCGGTGGCGCTGGCCAACGACAGCGACTTCGGCCTGATCAGCTACGTGTGGTCCGCGGACGCGGCGCGCGCGTTCCGGGTGGCGCGGCGGCTGCGGGCGGGCGGGGTCGGCGTGAACACCATCGGGCGGAACATGGAGGCGCCCTTCGGCGGCTTCAAGCGTTCGGGGGTCGGCCGGGACGTGGGCTCGTACGCACTGCACGCCTACAGCGAGATGCAGTCGATCGTCTGGGCCTGA
- a CDS encoding VOC family protein yields MIDSRAHIRIARPSLDLAAAERFYVGGLGLDVQWRTTEQVPGHHDLLMVGPLGGGWHFELTRDPENPVAPSPTPEDLFVIYLGEAPDEALVARLVEHGGTRTPAHNPYWDTYGVTVTDPDGYQLVLSSRTWG; encoded by the coding sequence ATGATCGACTCACGCGCGCACATCCGGATCGCCCGTCCCTCGCTCGACCTGGCCGCCGCCGAGCGGTTCTACGTGGGAGGGCTCGGGCTGGACGTCCAGTGGCGCACCACCGAGCAGGTCCCCGGCCACCACGACCTGCTGATGGTCGGGCCCCTCGGGGGCGGCTGGCACTTCGAGCTGACCCGCGACCCGGAGAACCCGGTGGCCCCCTCCCCCACCCCCGAGGACCTCTTCGTCATCTACCTCGGCGAGGCCCCCGACGAGGCCCTCGTGGCCCGGCTCGTGGAGCACGGCGGGACCCGTACGCCCGCCCACAACCCGTACTGGGACACCTACGGGGTCACCGTCACCGACCCCGACGGCTACCAGCTCGTCCTGTCCTCCCGCACCTGGGGCTGA
- a CDS encoding SDR family NAD(P)-dependent oxidoreductase — MGKLDGRVVIITGAARGQGEQEARLFAAEGAKVLLGDVLDEQGTAVAKEIGEDRARYVRMDVSREEDWAVAIAAAKEAFGEVNGLVNNAGILRFNELTATPLEEFQHVVQVNQVGAFLGIKSVAPEIEAAGGGTIVNTSSYTGLTGMAYVGTYAATKAAILGLTRVAALELAAKNIRVNAMCPGAVDTAMATPGNTNPADLPQEARDAMAELYQRVVPMGRVGQPEEIAKLALFLTSEDSSYITGQPFVIDGGWMAGVSIL, encoded by the coding sequence ATGGGCAAGCTGGACGGACGCGTCGTCATCATCACGGGTGCCGCGCGCGGCCAGGGCGAGCAGGAGGCCCGGCTCTTCGCCGCGGAGGGGGCCAAGGTGCTCCTGGGGGACGTGCTGGACGAGCAGGGCACGGCGGTCGCCAAGGAGATCGGCGAGGACCGGGCCCGGTACGTACGGATGGACGTGAGCCGGGAGGAGGACTGGGCGGTCGCCATCGCGGCGGCGAAGGAGGCCTTCGGCGAGGTCAACGGCCTGGTCAACAATGCGGGCATCCTGCGCTTCAACGAGCTGACCGCGACCCCGCTGGAGGAGTTCCAGCACGTGGTCCAGGTCAACCAGGTCGGCGCCTTCCTCGGCATCAAGTCGGTGGCCCCGGAGATCGAGGCGGCCGGCGGCGGCACGATCGTCAACACCTCCTCGTACACGGGCCTGACGGGCATGGCGTACGTGGGCACGTACGCGGCGACCAAGGCGGCGATCCTGGGCCTGACCCGGGTGGCCGCGCTGGAGCTGGCCGCGAAGAACATCCGGGTCAACGCGATGTGCCCGGGGGCCGTGGACACCGCGATGGCCACCCCCGGGAACACGAATCCGGCCGACCTGCCCCAGGAGGCCCGGGACGCCATGGCGGAGCTCTACCAGCGCGTGGTGCCGATGGGCCGGGTGGGCCAGCCGGAGGAGATAGCGAAGCTGGCGCTGTTCCTGACCAGCGAGGACTCCTCCTACATCACCGGCCAGCCGTTCGTGATCGACGGGGGCTGGATGGCGGGCGTCAGCATCCTCTAG
- a CDS encoding GNAT family N-acetyltransferase, with protein sequence MLKGNTVGLRARHQDDIPLLHAGLHDDVVTASRATANPWRPLTAGSEALPFQVDDKEQGHVPFSVVDLESGALVGTATLWGIDNHSRCAHVGLGLLPSARGKGYSTDVVAVLCHYGFVVRGLHRLQIETLADNIPMIRASERNGFVREGVLRSSAWVMGEFLDEVLYGLLVRDWKPAVTV encoded by the coding sequence ATGCTAAAAGGCAATACGGTGGGGCTCAGGGCCCGGCACCAGGACGACATCCCCCTCCTGCATGCAGGTCTTCACGACGACGTGGTCACCGCTTCACGGGCCACCGCGAACCCGTGGCGGCCGCTCACGGCCGGCTCGGAGGCCCTGCCGTTCCAGGTGGACGACAAGGAGCAGGGCCACGTGCCGTTCTCCGTGGTGGACCTGGAGAGCGGAGCGCTGGTCGGCACCGCGACGCTGTGGGGCATCGACAACCACAGCCGCTGCGCGCACGTCGGCCTCGGGCTGTTGCCGTCCGCGCGCGGCAAGGGCTACAGCACCGACGTGGTCGCGGTCCTGTGCCACTACGGCTTCGTCGTACGCGGCCTGCACCGGCTGCAGATCGAGACGCTGGCGGACAACATCCCGATGATCCGCGCCTCCGAGCGCAACGGCTTCGTCCGCGAGGGCGTGCTGCGCTCCTCGGCCTGGGTGATGGGCGAGTTCCTGGACGAGGTCCTGTACGGCCTCCTGGTCCGGGACTGGAAGCCGGCCGTCACCGTCTGA
- a CDS encoding amidohydrolase family protein — protein sequence MLDHLIKGATVVDGTGAPARVADVGIRDGRIAVIAPPGTVTEPAATSEDATGLVLTPGFIDPHTHYDAQLFWDPYATPSMNHGVTTVAGGNCGFTLAPLNPARPEDADYTRRMMSKVEGMALKALEEGVDWTWSTFGEYLDALDGRIAVNAGFMVGHCALRRHVMGEDAVGGQPTEEQMQAMLDLFHDAMNAGAWGLSTTQSSTHSDGSGAPVASRHAKPEELLALSRAVAEHEGTQLEAIVAGCLDQFADEEIDLFVEMSAAAGRPLNWNVLTIDASVPERVPRQLIPSERARKAGGRIVALTMPILTPMNMSLGTFCALNLIPGWGEILGLPVPERIAKLRDAEVRAEMLRRAASKEAGVFRRLANFGRYVIGDTYSEANEGLSGRVVNDIAAERGQDAFQCLVEICANDDLRTVLWPMPTDNDPASWALRAETWQHEDVMLGGSDAGAHLDRMCGAPYTTRFLGDCLRGRKLVPLEQAVRMLTDDPAQLFGLRERGRIAEGFHADLVLFDPERIEAGPATLVHDLPGDSPRLDARAIGMVSVRVNGVETIRDDEVTGAIPGIVLRSGRDTRTVSTR from the coding sequence ATGCTCGACCACCTGATCAAGGGCGCCACCGTCGTGGACGGGACCGGCGCCCCGGCCCGCGTGGCCGACGTAGGGATACGCGACGGCCGCATCGCCGTCATCGCCCCGCCGGGAACCGTCACCGAACCCGCGGCGACCAGCGAGGACGCGACCGGCCTCGTCCTCACCCCCGGGTTCATCGACCCCCACACGCACTACGACGCCCAGCTCTTCTGGGACCCGTACGCGACCCCCTCCATGAACCACGGAGTGACCACCGTCGCGGGCGGCAACTGCGGATTCACCCTGGCTCCCCTCAACCCCGCCCGCCCCGAGGACGCCGACTACACCCGCCGCATGATGAGCAAGGTCGAGGGCATGGCGCTCAAGGCCCTCGAAGAGGGCGTCGACTGGACCTGGTCCACCTTCGGCGAGTACCTCGACGCGCTCGACGGCCGCATAGCGGTCAACGCCGGCTTCATGGTCGGCCACTGCGCGCTGCGCCGGCACGTCATGGGCGAGGACGCCGTCGGCGGCCAGCCCACCGAGGAGCAGATGCAGGCGATGCTCGACCTGTTCCACGACGCCATGAACGCCGGCGCCTGGGGCCTGTCGACCACCCAGTCCTCCACCCACTCCGACGGCTCCGGCGCCCCCGTCGCCTCCCGGCACGCCAAGCCCGAGGAGCTCCTCGCGCTCTCCCGGGCGGTCGCCGAACACGAGGGCACCCAGCTCGAAGCGATCGTCGCGGGCTGCCTGGACCAGTTCGCCGACGAGGAGATCGACCTCTTCGTCGAGATGAGCGCGGCCGCCGGACGGCCCCTGAACTGGAACGTCCTGACCATCGACGCCTCCGTCCCCGAGCGCGTGCCGCGCCAGCTGATCCCCAGCGAGCGCGCCCGCAAGGCCGGCGGCCGCATCGTCGCGCTGACGATGCCGATCCTGACCCCCATGAACATGTCGCTGGGCACCTTCTGCGCCCTCAACCTCATCCCCGGCTGGGGCGAGATCCTGGGCCTGCCCGTCCCCGAGCGCATCGCGAAGCTGCGCGACGCCGAGGTGCGCGCCGAGATGCTGCGCCGCGCGGCCAGCAAGGAGGCCGGGGTCTTCCGGCGCCTGGCCAACTTCGGCCGCTACGTCATCGGCGACACCTACAGTGAGGCGAACGAGGGCCTGTCCGGCCGCGTGGTCAACGACATCGCGGCCGAGCGCGGCCAGGACGCCTTCCAGTGCCTGGTGGAGATCTGCGCCAACGACGACCTGCGTACGGTGCTCTGGCCCATGCCGACCGACAACGACCCGGCGAGCTGGGCGCTGCGCGCCGAGACCTGGCAGCACGAGGACGTCATGCTCGGCGGCTCCGACGCCGGCGCCCACCTGGACCGCATGTGCGGAGCCCCGTACACGACCCGTTTCCTCGGGGACTGCCTGCGCGGCCGCAAGCTGGTGCCGCTGGAACAGGCGGTACGGATGCTCACCGACGACCCGGCCCAGCTGTTCGGGCTGCGCGAGCGCGGCCGGATCGCCGAGGGCTTCCACGCGGACCTGGTGCTCTTCGACCCGGAGCGGATCGAGGCGGGACCGGCCACGCTGGTGCACGACCTGCCCGGGGACAGCCCGCGGCTGGACGCGCGGGCGATCGGCATGGTGTCCGTACGCGTCAACGGCGTGGAGACCATCCGCGACGACGAGGTCACGGGGGCGATCCCGGGGATCGTGCTCCGTTCGGGCCGGGACACGAGGACGGTGAGCACCAGGTGA
- a CDS encoding LLM class flavin-dependent oxidoreductase — MEFGLFVQGYVPEARSKVDPEAEHKALIEETEYVIQADKSGFKYAWASEHHFLEEYSHLSANEVFLGYLAHATERIHLGSGIFNPLAPVNHPVKVAEKVAMLDHLSKGRFEFGTGRGAGSHEILGFLPGIEDMNGTKEIWEETIAEFPKMFLQEEYEGFQGKHWSLPPRKIFPKPYGKAHPAMWYAAGSPSSYAMAAKKGLGVLGFSVQKVSDMAWVLEQYKTAIQEAKAIGAFVNDNVMVTSTAICAETHDKAVEIAVNANMNRFQSLVFRYHDTFPRPEIIPEWPEILPEYNAEIVELLIEEELLICGDPSEVRAQCKRWEEAGADQLSFGLPTGVSPEDTMTTIKLIGEHVIPHIDTDPVHRTTRFREGA; from the coding sequence TTGGAATTCGGGCTCTTTGTGCAGGGATACGTGCCTGAGGCACGGTCCAAGGTCGACCCCGAGGCAGAGCACAAGGCGCTGATCGAGGAGACCGAGTACGTCATCCAGGCGGACAAGTCCGGGTTCAAGTACGCCTGGGCCTCCGAGCACCACTTCCTGGAGGAGTACTCGCACCTGTCGGCGAACGAGGTGTTCCTCGGGTACCTCGCTCACGCCACCGAGCGCATCCACCTCGGCTCCGGCATCTTCAACCCGCTCGCCCCGGTCAACCACCCGGTCAAGGTGGCCGAGAAGGTCGCCATGCTCGACCACCTCTCCAAGGGGCGCTTCGAGTTCGGCACCGGCCGCGGCGCCGGCAGTCACGAGATCCTCGGCTTCCTTCCCGGCATCGAGGACATGAACGGCACCAAGGAGATCTGGGAAGAGACCATCGCCGAGTTCCCCAAGATGTTCCTCCAGGAGGAGTACGAGGGGTTCCAGGGCAAGCACTGGTCGCTCCCGCCGCGCAAGATCTTCCCCAAGCCGTACGGCAAGGCCCACCCGGCCATGTGGTACGCCGCCGGCTCCCCCTCCTCGTACGCCATGGCCGCCAAGAAGGGCCTCGGAGTCCTCGGCTTCAGCGTCCAGAAGGTCTCCGACATGGCCTGGGTGCTGGAGCAGTACAAGACCGCGATCCAGGAGGCGAAGGCCATCGGCGCCTTCGTCAACGACAACGTCATGGTCACCTCGACCGCGATCTGCGCCGAGACCCACGACAAGGCCGTCGAGATCGCCGTCAACGCCAACATGAACCGCTTCCAGTCGCTGGTCTTCCGCTACCACGACACCTTCCCGCGCCCCGAGATCATCCCCGAGTGGCCCGAGATCCTCCCCGAGTACAACGCGGAGATCGTCGAGCTGCTGATCGAGGAGGAGCTGCTCATCTGCGGCGACCCGTCCGAGGTCCGCGCGCAGTGCAAGCGCTGGGAGGAGGCCGGCGCAGACCAGCTCTCCTTCGGCCTGCCGACCGGCGTCTCGCCCGAGGACACGATGACCACCATCAAGCTCATCGGCGAGCACGTCATCCCGCACATCGACACCGACCCGGTGCACCGCACCACGCGCTTCCGCGAAGGCGCGTAG
- a CDS encoding LysE family translocator: protein MVSTDRLLAFGAMSLLLILIPGPSVLFVIGRALSQGWRAALITVAGNTLGAYVLVVAVAFGVGSVVERSVLVFTALKLAGAAYLVYLGIKAFRQRHALRAEFGAGAAAYGNWRSLWEGFAVGVANPKTIVFFAAVLPQFVDRDQGHVTAQMLTLGLVFNLIAVFCDSAWGMVAATARSWFSRSPQRLSAVGGAGGLAMIGLGVTVAVTGRKD from the coding sequence ATGGTGTCCACTGACCGGCTGCTGGCGTTCGGCGCCATGTCGTTGCTCTTGATCCTCATCCCCGGGCCGAGCGTGCTCTTCGTCATCGGTCGGGCGCTGTCCCAGGGGTGGCGGGCCGCACTGATCACGGTGGCCGGGAACACGCTCGGGGCGTACGTCCTCGTCGTCGCCGTGGCCTTCGGGGTGGGGTCCGTCGTGGAGCGGTCCGTGCTCGTGTTCACGGCGCTCAAGCTCGCGGGGGCCGCGTACCTCGTCTACCTGGGGATCAAGGCCTTCCGGCAGCGGCATGCGCTGCGTGCGGAGTTCGGGGCGGGCGCAGCCGCGTACGGGAACTGGCGGTCGCTGTGGGAAGGGTTCGCCGTCGGGGTGGCCAACCCGAAGACGATCGTGTTCTTCGCGGCCGTCCTGCCGCAGTTCGTGGACCGCGACCAAGGGCACGTGACGGCCCAAATGCTCACGCTCGGCCTCGTGTTCAACCTCATCGCCGTATTCTGCGACAGTGCCTGGGGCATGGTTGCCGCAACCGCCCGGAGCTGGTTCTCGCGGTCGCCGCAGCGGCTCTCCGCCGTCGGCGGGGCCGGCGGACTCGCGATGATCGGTCTGGGTGTGACCGTCGCCGTGACCGGGCGCAAGGACTGA